In Cytobacillus oceanisediminis, the following proteins share a genomic window:
- a CDS encoding acyl-CoA dehydrogenase has protein sequence MNLRFTEEQEMMRKMVRDFAQTEIAPFVEKMEQGEFPREILRKMGELGLMGIPIPEKYGGSEMDFTSYIIAIHELSRVSATVGVILSVHTSVGTNPILYFGTEEQRQKYIPKLASGEYLGAFCLTEPSAGSDAGSLKSRAVKDGDHYVINGSKVFITNAGEADVYIVFASTNPELGSKGISAFIVEKDTPGLVFGKDEHKMGLHGSRTLQLTFEDMRVPSENLLGNEGEGFKIAMANLDAGRIGIASQALGIAEAAFEAAASYAKERVQFGKPIAAQQGVGFKLADMATSVEAAKLLIYRAADMRQRGVKCGLEASMAKLFASKTAVDVTTEAIQVFGGYGYTEDYPVERYFRDAKITEIYEGTSEIQRIVISKQL, from the coding sequence ATGAACCTGAGATTTACAGAAGAACAGGAAATGATGAGAAAAATGGTGCGCGATTTTGCCCAGACGGAAATTGCGCCTTTTGTTGAAAAAATGGAGCAGGGCGAATTCCCAAGGGAGATTCTCCGAAAAATGGGAGAGCTTGGCCTGATGGGGATACCGATTCCTGAAAAATACGGCGGATCTGAAATGGACTTTACTTCTTATATTATAGCCATCCATGAGCTGTCCCGCGTAAGTGCGACAGTTGGCGTTATTTTATCGGTCCACACATCGGTTGGAACAAACCCAATCCTTTACTTCGGTACGGAAGAGCAAAGGCAGAAGTATATTCCGAAGCTTGCTTCAGGCGAGTATCTCGGCGCTTTTTGCCTCACTGAACCGAGCGCAGGCTCAGATGCGGGAAGCCTGAAATCCCGTGCAGTAAAAGATGGAGACCATTATGTCATTAATGGCTCAAAAGTGTTCATCACGAATGCAGGCGAAGCGGACGTATATATAGTATTTGCATCCACAAATCCGGAGCTTGGCAGCAAAGGCATCTCCGCTTTTATTGTAGAGAAAGATACGCCAGGCCTTGTATTTGGGAAAGATGAGCACAAAATGGGCTTGCACGGTTCAAGAACGCTTCAGCTGACATTTGAAGATATGCGTGTTCCTTCTGAAAATCTTCTCGGCAATGAAGGAGAAGGCTTCAAGATTGCGATGGCAAACCTGGACGCAGGGCGGATCGGCATTGCTTCACAGGCGCTTGGAATCGCAGAAGCGGCCTTTGAAGCAGCCGCAAGCTATGCAAAGGAACGTGTACAGTTCGGCAAGCCGATCGCTGCACAGCAAGGTGTCGGATTCAAGCTTGCAGACATGGCAACAAGCGTTGAAGCTGCAAAACTATTAATCTATCGCGCAGCAGACATGCGCCAGCGCGGCGTCAAGTGCGGACTCGAAGCCTCAATGGCAAAGCTTTTTGCATCCAAAACAGCAGTAGACGTGACAACAGAAGCCATCCAGGTCTTCGGCGGCTACGGCTACACGGAAGACTACCCGGTTGAGCGCTACTTCCGTGATGCCAAAATTACCGAAATCTATGAAGGCACAAGCGAAATTCAGCGGATTGTCATCAGCAAACAGCTGTAA
- the icmF gene encoding fused isobutyryl-CoA mutase/GTPase IcmF, whose amino-acid sequence MSNPEVYKPKNHIRFVTASSLFDGHDASINIMRRIIQASGAEVIHLGHNRSVEEVVNAAIQEDVQGIAISSYQGGHVEYFRYMYDLLKERGASHIRIYGGGGGVIIPKEIKELHDYGIARIFSPEDGRQYGLQGMIDQMIKECDFPTFTAEASEQIEKLQEGETNAIAKLITLAEHQVTVGKEAAASLEPVMEKVKSLEKQVPVVGITGTGGAGKSSLTDELIRRFINEIPEKKVAILSVDPTKQKTGGALLGDRIRMNAIFNPRVYMRSLATRNSRSELSLAIQDAISVVKAAGFDLIIVETSGIGQGDAGITEICDASMYVMTSEFGAPSQLEKIDMIDYADLIVINKFERKGSEDAMRQVQKQYQRSRMLFEKELEDMPVYGTIASQFNDPGTNAVFAALVETINEKAGTDWKTSFTKNAKVEKQNVIIPNEQRYYLREVSETVRGYHKKAEEQADLARKLFQLEGALLAVKEQEGNEEVISSLEAIKSAAEEKLTAETKKILAGWDDLKEKYSGEQFVTKIRDKEIVTVLKTKSLSGLSIPKVALPKYKDYGEIIRWVYRENVPGSFPYTAGVFPFKREGEDPKRQFAGEGTPERTNRRFHYLSKDDAAKRLSTAFDSVTLYGEDPDYRPDIYGKVGESGVSICTLDDMKKLYAGFDLCHPSTSVSMTINGPAPIILAMFMNTAIEQQIEAKEQELGRVLTPEEFTEVRAKTLQTVRGTVQADILKEDQGQNTCIFSTEFALRMMGDIQQYFIDHKVRNYYSVSISGYHIAEAGANPISQLAFTLANGFTYVEYYLSRGMDINDFAPNLSFFFSNGLDPEYTVLGRVARRIWATVMRDKYSSNERSQKLKYHIQTSGRSLHAQEIDFNDIRTTLQALMALQDNCNSLHTNAYDEAITTPTEESVRRAMAIQMIITKEHGLSKNENPLQGAFIVDELTDLVEEQVLREFERINDRGGVLGAMETQYQRGKIQDESMYYEMKKHTGELPIIGVNTYLNPNPPSEDEMNNMELARATKEEKETQIRNLRSFQERNKDKSEEALKQLKEAAVSGGNIFAELMETVKVASLGQITRALYEVGGQYRRNM is encoded by the coding sequence ATGAGCAATCCAGAAGTCTATAAGCCGAAAAATCACATTCGCTTCGTTACGGCTTCCAGTCTATTTGACGGACATGATGCTTCCATCAATATTATGCGCCGCATCATTCAGGCAAGCGGTGCAGAGGTCATCCACCTCGGGCATAACCGTTCTGTGGAGGAAGTCGTAAATGCTGCGATCCAGGAAGATGTGCAGGGAATCGCCATTTCCTCCTATCAGGGAGGACATGTAGAGTACTTCAGATATATGTATGACCTTTTGAAGGAACGAGGCGCATCCCACATCCGCATTTATGGCGGAGGGGGCGGTGTCATTATCCCGAAGGAAATCAAAGAATTGCATGACTACGGAATCGCGAGGATTTTCTCTCCGGAAGATGGCCGCCAATACGGCCTCCAAGGGATGATTGATCAAATGATCAAGGAATGTGATTTCCCTACATTCACAGCTGAAGCTTCAGAGCAGATTGAAAAGCTTCAGGAAGGGGAAACGAATGCCATCGCGAAGCTGATTACACTGGCTGAGCATCAGGTAACAGTAGGCAAAGAAGCGGCAGCATCGCTTGAGCCGGTCATGGAGAAAGTGAAGTCACTGGAAAAACAGGTTCCTGTAGTGGGAATTACGGGTACAGGCGGTGCTGGAAAAAGCTCGCTGACTGACGAATTGATCCGCCGCTTCATCAATGAAATTCCGGAGAAAAAAGTTGCGATTCTTTCTGTTGACCCGACAAAACAAAAAACGGGCGGTGCGCTTCTTGGCGACCGTATCCGCATGAACGCCATCTTTAATCCGCGAGTCTATATGCGAAGCCTGGCAACAAGAAATTCCCGCAGTGAGCTGTCGCTTGCGATTCAGGATGCGATTTCAGTTGTCAAAGCAGCCGGCTTTGACCTGATTATTGTGGAAACAAGCGGAATCGGGCAGGGAGATGCCGGCATTACGGAAATTTGCGATGCTTCCATGTATGTCATGACAAGTGAATTCGGGGCGCCATCCCAGCTGGAAAAAATTGATATGATTGATTATGCAGACTTGATCGTCATTAATAAATTTGAGCGCAAAGGTTCTGAGGATGCCATGCGTCAGGTGCAAAAGCAGTACCAGCGCAGCCGGATGCTTTTTGAAAAAGAGCTTGAAGACATGCCTGTCTATGGAACCATTGCCAGCCAGTTCAATGATCCTGGCACAAATGCGGTGTTTGCGGCACTTGTGGAAACGATTAATGAAAAAGCAGGTACAGACTGGAAGACAAGTTTTACAAAAAACGCAAAAGTTGAAAAGCAGAATGTCATTATTCCGAATGAACAGCGCTATTATCTGCGCGAAGTTTCTGAAACAGTCCGCGGCTACCACAAGAAAGCCGAGGAGCAGGCCGATCTTGCCCGCAAACTGTTCCAGCTGGAAGGGGCTCTGCTTGCTGTGAAAGAACAAGAAGGAAATGAAGAAGTCATTTCTTCTCTTGAAGCCATTAAATCAGCAGCAGAAGAGAAGCTGACTGCTGAAACAAAGAAAATCCTTGCTGGCTGGGATGATCTGAAGGAAAAATACTCAGGCGAGCAATTTGTGACAAAAATCAGAGATAAAGAAATCGTAACGGTATTAAAAACAAAAAGCTTATCCGGGCTGTCCATTCCAAAAGTGGCACTGCCTAAGTACAAGGATTACGGAGAAATCATCCGCTGGGTGTACAGAGAAAACGTACCGGGCTCATTCCCTTATACTGCCGGTGTTTTCCCGTTCAAACGCGAGGGTGAAGATCCGAAGCGACAGTTTGCCGGAGAGGGTACACCTGAACGGACAAACCGCCGTTTCCATTATCTCTCCAAAGATGATGCCGCAAAGCGTCTGAGCACAGCGTTTGATTCTGTAACCCTATATGGGGAAGATCCTGACTACCGCCCGGACATTTACGGAAAAGTCGGGGAAAGCGGAGTCAGCATCTGTACACTTGATGATATGAAGAAGCTGTATGCCGGATTTGATTTGTGCCATCCATCCACATCTGTATCGATGACGATTAATGGGCCGGCACCGATCATTTTGGCGATGTTCATGAATACGGCCATCGAACAGCAGATTGAAGCAAAAGAGCAGGAGCTTGGCCGCGTGCTGACACCTGAAGAATTCACCGAAGTAAGGGCGAAAACGCTGCAGACTGTCCGCGGCACGGTTCAGGCTGATATTTTAAAAGAAGATCAGGGACAGAATACTTGCATCTTCTCGACGGAGTTCGCTTTGAGGATGATGGGGGATATTCAGCAGTACTTCATCGATCATAAAGTCCGCAATTATTACTCTGTTTCGATTTCCGGCTACCATATCGCGGAAGCGGGTGCGAACCCGATTTCACAGCTTGCTTTTACGCTGGCAAATGGCTTCACTTATGTCGAGTATTATTTGAGCAGAGGCATGGACATCAATGATTTTGCTCCTAACCTTTCATTCTTCTTCTCGAATGGACTGGACCCGGAGTATACGGTGCTTGGCCGTGTGGCGCGCCGCATCTGGGCAACGGTTATGAGAGATAAATATAGCTCCAATGAAAGAAGCCAGAAACTGAAATACCATATCCAGACGTCCGGACGCTCACTGCATGCGCAGGAAATCGATTTTAACGATATTCGCACAACGCTGCAGGCATTAATGGCGCTTCAGGATAACTGTAACTCGCTTCATACCAATGCGTATGATGAAGCCATAACGACACCGACAGAAGAATCTGTCCGCCGTGCAATGGCCATCCAGATGATCATTACAAAAGAGCATGGCTTATCGAAAAATGAAAATCCGCTGCAGGGTGCTTTTATCGTGGATGAACTGACAGACCTAGTGGAAGAGCAGGTGCTGAGAGAGTTCGAACGCATCAATGACCGCGGCGGCGTTCTTGGCGCCATGGAAACTCAGTATCAGCGCGGAAAAATTCAGGATGAATCCATGTACTATGAAATGAAAAAGCATACTGGCGAGCTTCCAATTATAGGGGTCAACACTTACTTGAACCCAAATCCTCCATCAGAGGATGAGATGAACAATATGGAGCTTGCAAGGGCAACGAAGGAAGAAAAAGAAACGCAAATCCGCAATCTGCGCAGCTTCCAGGAGCGCAACAAAGACAAATCGGAAGAGGCGCTGAAACAATTGAAGGAAGCAGCAGTCAGCGGCGGCAACATTTTTGCCGAACTGATGGAAACCGTCAAAGTGGCGAGCCTCGGCCAAATCACCCGTGCGTTATACGAAGTGGGCGGACAGTACCGCCGCAATATGTAA
- a CDS encoding CTP synthase, which translates to MTKYIFVTGGVVSSLGKGITAASLGRLLKNRGLTVTIQKFDPYINVDPGTMSPYQHGEVFVTGDGAETDLDLGHYERFVDINLTKYSSVTTGKIYSTVLRKERRGDYNGGTVQVIPHITNEIKDKVFRAGHETNSDVVITEIGGTVGDIESLPFLEAIRQIKSDIGRDNVMYIHCTLVPYIKAAGEMKTKPTQHSVKELRSLGIQPNVIVLRTEMPISQDMKDKIALFCDIDKEAVIEATDADTLYSIPLSLQDQKLDEIVCKHLKLNCGEADMTEWKQLVDKVLNLSKKTKIALVGKYVELQDAYISVVEALKHAGYAFDSDIEIKWINSEEVDSNNVNGLLQDADGILVPGGFGDRGIEGKILAIQYARENKKPFLGICLGMQLASIEFARNVLGLEGAHSAEIAPETPHPIIDLLPEQKDIEDLGGTLRLGLQACKLNEDTKAFEAYQDEVVYERHRHRYEFNNHYRQDMEKAGFVFSGTSPDGRLVEIIEVKDHPWFVASQFHPEFISRPTRPQPLFREFVGAALKFSEK; encoded by the coding sequence ATGACTAAGTATATTTTTGTTACGGGCGGAGTTGTTTCGTCACTAGGAAAAGGGATCACGGCAGCATCACTTGGCCGCTTATTGAAAAACCGAGGGTTAACGGTTACGATTCAGAAATTCGACCCTTACATAAATGTGGATCCGGGAACAATGAGCCCGTACCAGCATGGTGAGGTGTTTGTAACAGGTGACGGCGCGGAGACTGACCTGGACTTAGGCCATTATGAGCGTTTTGTTGATATTAACCTGACAAAATACAGCAGTGTAACAACTGGTAAAATCTACTCAACCGTCCTTAGAAAAGAGCGCCGCGGCGACTATAACGGCGGAACAGTGCAGGTTATTCCGCACATCACAAATGAAATCAAGGATAAAGTTTTCCGTGCAGGCCATGAAACGAATTCTGATGTTGTCATCACAGAAATCGGCGGAACAGTAGGGGATATTGAATCACTTCCATTCCTTGAAGCGATCCGCCAGATTAAGAGCGATATCGGCCGCGATAATGTGATGTACATTCATTGTACATTGGTTCCTTATATCAAGGCAGCAGGCGAAATGAAAACAAAGCCGACTCAGCACAGTGTAAAAGAACTGAGAAGCCTTGGCATTCAGCCAAATGTAATCGTTCTGCGTACAGAAATGCCAATTTCCCAGGATATGAAGGATAAAATTGCGCTATTCTGTGATATCGATAAAGAAGCAGTTATTGAAGCAACAGATGCGGATACATTATATTCTATACCGCTATCCCTTCAAGATCAGAAGCTTGATGAAATCGTCTGCAAGCATTTGAAGCTGAATTGCGGAGAAGCGGACATGACCGAGTGGAAGCAGCTGGTTGACAAGGTTCTGAACCTTTCCAAAAAAACCAAGATTGCCCTTGTCGGTAAATATGTTGAATTGCAGGATGCTTACATTTCAGTTGTCGAAGCCTTAAAGCATGCGGGTTATGCATTTGATTCTGATATTGAAATCAAATGGATCAACTCAGAAGAAGTGGACAGCAATAACGTGAATGGACTGCTTCAGGATGCTGACGGAATCCTGGTTCCAGGCGGATTTGGCGATCGCGGTATTGAAGGAAAAATCCTTGCAATTCAATATGCACGTGAAAACAAAAAGCCATTCCTTGGCATCTGCCTTGGCATGCAGCTGGCTTCGATTGAATTTGCAAGAAATGTACTGGGTCTTGAAGGGGCACACTCAGCAGAAATTGCTCCTGAAACACCGCATCCAATTATCGACCTTCTGCCAGAGCAAAAGGATATTGAGGATTTAGGCGGAACTCTAAGACTTGGCCTGCAAGCTTGTAAATTGAATGAAGATACAAAAGCATTTGAGGCATACCAGGATGAGGTGGTATATGAGCGTCATCGCCATCGCTATGAATTCAACAACCACTACCGCCAGGATATGGAGAAAGCAGGCTTTGTCTTCTCTGGTACAAGCCCGGACGGCCGCTTAGTGGAAATCATCGAAGTGAAGGATCACCCTTGGTTCGTTGCTTCCCAGTTCCATCCTGAATTTATCTCAAGACCAACTCGCCCTCAGCCATTATTCCGTGAATTTGTCGGGGCGGCATTGAAATTTAGCGAGAAATAA
- the rpoE gene encoding DNA-directed RNA polymerase subunit delta, giving the protein MSLEQFSKEELQEMSLIEVAYELLTSKKEPMAFNDIMNEVAKLMNLSEEQVKGKIAQFYTDLNIDGHFIGLGDNRWGLRSWYPVDQYEEEIVTVIKPKKKKAKKKDDDDLDLEDYDELDEEDIDYDDIDGFDDDDLTEDDDDDLLDDDDDLDDDDDFEDDDEIIEKDEEFDLGDEDEELEEDDLDADEDEEDL; this is encoded by the coding sequence TTGAGTTTGGAACAGTTCTCAAAAGAAGAATTACAAGAAATGTCATTGATCGAAGTGGCTTATGAACTTCTAACAAGCAAAAAAGAACCAATGGCCTTTAATGACATAATGAATGAAGTGGCTAAACTTATGAACCTTTCAGAGGAACAAGTCAAAGGGAAAATTGCACAGTTCTATACAGATTTAAATATAGATGGCCATTTTATCGGATTGGGCGATAACCGCTGGGGCCTTCGTTCATGGTATCCGGTTGACCAATATGAAGAAGAAATCGTTACCGTAATCAAGCCTAAGAAGAAAAAGGCGAAGAAAAAGGACGACGATGATCTCGATCTTGAAGATTATGATGAGCTTGATGAAGAGGATATTGATTACGACGATATCGACGGATTCGACGATGATGATCTGACAGAAGACGATGATGACGATCTTCTCGACGATGACGATGATCTTGATGATGATGATGACTTCGAAGACGATGATGAAATAATCGAAAAAGATGAAGAATTCGACCTTGGCGATGAGGACGAAGAGCTTGAGGAAGATGACCTCGACGCTGACGAAGACGAAGAAGATTTATAA
- a CDS encoding TetR/AcrR family transcriptional regulator, translated as MKKREVQASVKDERLVKKRRDQMIKGAVTLFIQKGFHRTTTREIAKASGFSIGTLYEYIRTKEDVLYLVCDSIYDQVAERLQKGLDTKQGTLESLKQGIADYFKVVDEMQDEVLVMYQEVKALTKDALPYVLKKEIEMVGMFEHVITLCVENGELDLREEKIKMIAHNIFVQGQMWAFRRWSLQKMYSIDEYIQLQTNLLFQGIKDPGRVSEKA; from the coding sequence ATGAAAAAACGAGAAGTGCAGGCTTCTGTTAAAGATGAACGTCTTGTCAAAAAAAGACGTGATCAGATGATTAAAGGTGCCGTCACCCTTTTTATCCAAAAGGGGTTCCATCGTACAACAACTAGAGAGATCGCAAAGGCATCTGGTTTTAGTATTGGAACGCTTTATGAATACATCCGGACGAAGGAAGACGTCTTATATCTGGTTTGTGACAGCATTTATGACCAGGTCGCCGAACGGCTTCAAAAAGGCCTTGATACGAAGCAGGGCACGCTTGAGAGCCTGAAGCAGGGCATTGCTGATTACTTCAAAGTGGTCGATGAAATGCAGGATGAAGTGCTCGTCATGTACCAGGAAGTAAAGGCGCTGACCAAGGACGCGCTTCCGTATGTTCTGAAGAAAGAAATTGAAATGGTCGGCATGTTCGAGCATGTCATTACACTTTGCGTGGAGAACGGGGAACTGGACCTGCGAGAAGAAAAAATCAAAATGATCGCCCATAACATTTTTGTCCAAGGGCAAATGTGGGCATTCCGCCGCTGGTCGCTGCAGAAAATGTACAGCATCGATGAATATATCCAGCTGCAGACCAATCTCCTTTTTCAAGGAATAAAGGATCCAGGCAGAGTTTCGGAAAAAGCTTAA
- a CDS encoding LacI family DNA-binding transcriptional regulator, which translates to MKKITMLDVAQKANVSKSTVSQYINNRYEYMAESTKMRIEDAIRELGYIPNFVAKSLKQKKSSTIGVIVANILHTFSTEIIRAIEDVCEKNEFHLFVCNADDNPEKERAYIDMLLAKQVDGLIIFPTIGNEDQYKRLKLSNFPIVFVDRKLDKTIYPTLLLDNERAAEIAVQEIVQKGHRKIGLVSMSLSQKVTPRIERINGYKKKLKQNDLPVKDDWIIAAERKDIIPELEKMWMCKETPEAFFATNDLSLIELLKFLRKKNLKVPEDVSVIAVDDSDFLEISATPITAIKQPTFEIGNDAASVLLDLIRNPRFEEVYEIKRYAPALVERESL; encoded by the coding sequence ATGAAAAAAATAACGATGTTAGATGTTGCGCAAAAAGCAAACGTATCAAAGAGCACAGTTTCACAGTATATCAATAATCGCTACGAGTATATGGCGGAATCCACTAAAATGCGAATTGAAGACGCCATTCGCGAGCTGGGATATATCCCGAATTTCGTAGCTAAAAGTTTGAAGCAAAAGAAGTCATCAACCATTGGAGTGATTGTTGCCAATATACTTCATACGTTTTCGACAGAAATTATCAGGGCCATTGAAGATGTCTGCGAAAAAAATGAATTTCATTTGTTTGTCTGTAACGCAGACGATAATCCGGAAAAAGAACGTGCATACATTGATATGCTTTTAGCTAAACAAGTTGATGGTCTGATTATCTTTCCGACCATCGGAAATGAAGATCAATATAAACGGCTGAAGCTTTCAAATTTTCCCATTGTTTTTGTAGATAGAAAGCTTGATAAAACTATTTATCCAACACTGCTTTTGGATAACGAGAGAGCAGCTGAGATTGCCGTTCAGGAAATCGTCCAAAAAGGCCATAGGAAAATAGGTCTGGTATCCATGTCCTTAAGCCAAAAAGTGACACCCCGGATTGAACGGATTAATGGATACAAGAAAAAGCTGAAACAAAATGATTTGCCTGTAAAGGATGATTGGATTATTGCGGCAGAACGAAAAGACATTATCCCTGAACTGGAAAAAATGTGGATGTGTAAAGAAACACCAGAGGCATTTTTTGCTACAAACGATCTTTCGCTCATTGAACTTTTGAAATTTTTAAGAAAAAAGAATTTAAAAGTTCCCGAAGATGTAAGCGTTATCGCAGTAGATGACTCTGATTTCCTGGAAATCTCGGCAACACCGATAACAGCCATCAAACAGCCGACTTTTGAAATTGGCAATGATGCCGCTTCTGTTTTATTAGATTTAATTAGAAATCCTCGATTTGAGGAAGTATACGAGATTAAAAGATACGCTCCTGCATTAGTTGAGCGGGAATCTTTATAG
- a CDS encoding 3-hydroxybutyryl-CoA dehydrogenase, producing MNVKNIMVIGAGQMGSGIAQVCAQAGYSVILNDLKPDFVERGLGVIKKNLSRQVEKERMTAEEMETVLKNVTASTDLQDAKNVELVIEAAVENMEIKTKIFSQLDEIAPEHAILASNTSSLPITEIAAATKRPEKVIGMHFMNPVPVMKLVEIIRGLATADEVYQTIEDITKTLKKVPVEVNDFPGFVSNRILMPMINEAIFTLYEGVATKEAIDEVMKLGMNHPMGPLTLADFIGLDTCLYIMETLHEGFGDDKYRPCPLLRKYVKAGWLGKKTGRGFYVYEK from the coding sequence ATGAACGTAAAAAACATTATGGTAATCGGTGCTGGACAAATGGGTTCAGGAATCGCACAGGTTTGTGCGCAGGCAGGCTACAGCGTCATCTTAAACGACCTAAAGCCAGATTTTGTTGAACGCGGCCTTGGTGTGATTAAAAAGAATCTTTCCCGCCAGGTAGAAAAAGAGCGCATGACAGCGGAGGAAATGGAAACGGTGCTTAAAAATGTAACCGCTTCAACCGATCTGCAGGATGCAAAAAACGTTGAGCTCGTCATCGAAGCAGCCGTTGAAAACATGGAAATCAAAACAAAAATCTTCAGCCAGCTGGATGAGATTGCACCCGAACATGCGATTTTGGCGAGCAATACGTCATCTCTCCCTATTACAGAAATCGCAGCAGCGACAAAACGTCCTGAAAAAGTCATCGGCATGCATTTTATGAATCCAGTGCCGGTGATGAAGCTTGTAGAAATCATACGCGGCCTAGCGACCGCAGACGAAGTGTATCAAACCATTGAAGACATCACGAAGACGCTTAAAAAAGTGCCTGTTGAAGTGAATGACTTCCCTGGATTCGTATCTAACCGCATCCTGATGCCGATGATCAATGAAGCAATCTTCACGCTTTATGAAGGGGTTGCGACAAAAGAGGCCATTGATGAAGTGATGAAGCTTGGCATGAACCATCCAATGGGACCGCTGACTTTGGCTGACTTCATTGGCCTGGACACATGCCTGTATATTATGGAAACCCTGCATGAAGGCTTTGGCGATGATAAATACCGTCCATGCCCGCTGTTAAGAAAATATGTAAAGGCTGGCTGGCTTGGCAAGAAGACAGGCAGAGGCTTCTACGTTTACGAAAAATAA
- a CDS encoding acyl-CoA dehydrogenase has product MNFQLSEEHEMIRKMVRDFARNEVAPTAAERDEEERFDREIFDKMAELGLTGIPWPEEYGGIGSDYLAYCIAVEELSRVCASTGVTLSAHTSLAGWPIFKFGSEEQKQKYLKPMAQGEKIGGYGLTEPGSGSDAGGMRTTARLEGDHYVLNGSKIFITNGGIADIYVVFALTDPASKHKGTTAFIVESGFEGFSVGKKEKKLGIRSSPTTEIIFEECKVPVENVLGNVGEGFKIAMMTLDGGRNGIAAQAVGIAQGALDASVEYAKERHQFGKPIAAQQGIGFKLADMATSIEASRLLTYQAAWLESEGLPYGKESAMSKLLAGDTAMKVTTDAVQIFGGYGYTKDYPVERYMRDAKITQIYEGTQEIQRLVISRMVTK; this is encoded by the coding sequence ATGAATTTCCAATTGAGTGAAGAGCATGAAATGATCAGAAAAATGGTGCGTGATTTTGCCAGGAATGAAGTGGCCCCGACTGCTGCTGAGCGCGACGAAGAAGAGCGCTTTGACAGAGAGATTTTCGACAAAATGGCAGAGCTTGGCTTAACAGGGATTCCGTGGCCTGAAGAGTACGGCGGAATCGGCAGTGATTACCTTGCATATTGCATCGCAGTTGAAGAGCTTTCCAGAGTATGTGCCTCAACAGGTGTAACTCTTTCAGCGCATACATCCCTGGCAGGCTGGCCGATTTTCAAATTCGGAAGCGAAGAGCAAAAGCAAAAATATCTAAAGCCTATGGCCCAGGGTGAAAAAATCGGCGGATATGGCCTTACGGAACCAGGAAGCGGATCAGATGCCGGCGGAATGAGAACAACGGCACGGCTTGAGGGAGATCATTACGTCTTAAACGGCAGCAAAATTTTTATCACAAACGGCGGAATCGCAGATATCTATGTTGTATTTGCCCTGACAGATCCAGCTTCCAAGCACAAAGGAACAACTGCGTTTATCGTAGAATCCGGCTTTGAAGGTTTTTCTGTCGGCAAGAAGGAGAAGAAATTGGGTATCCGTTCCTCACCTACAACTGAGATCATTTTCGAAGAGTGCAAGGTTCCGGTTGAGAATGTGCTGGGCAATGTAGGCGAAGGCTTCAAAATTGCCATGATGACACTTGACGGCGGCCGCAACGGCATCGCTGCCCAGGCAGTCGGGATTGCACAGGGCGCACTGGATGCTTCCGTCGAATATGCAAAAGAACGCCACCAATTCGGAAAACCAATTGCTGCCCAGCAGGGAATCGGATTCAAGTTGGCAGACATGGCAACAAGCATTGAAGCTTCAAGACTATTAACTTACCAGGCAGCCTGGCTGGAATCAGAAGGCCTTCCATACGGAAAAGAATCTGCCATGTCCAAACTCCTTGCCGGTGACACGGCCATGAAAGTAACAACAGACGCCGTTCAAATCTTTGGCGGATATGGATATACAAAGGATTACCCGGTTGAACGCTACATGCGCGACGCCAAAATTACGCAAATCTACGAAGGTACACAGGAAATCCAGCGTCTCGTAATCTCTCGAATGGTAACGAAATAA